One window of Tenacibaculum maritimum NCIMB 2154 genomic DNA carries:
- a CDS encoding DUF4268 domain-containing protein, with the protein MFSKEESATLRKEFWTSFGKSFPRKWLLYNTKIKGFAFKFQADRKKAAVCLDIEHFDEVANELLYDQMLSLRTLLETEIPEVIYDAAFVLDNGKIIRRIYVPFEEKFSIHNKNTWRNCFEFFVNIMPKFELFFYEYEDFIKQAL; encoded by the coding sequence ATGTTTTCAAAAGAAGAATCAGCTACATTGCGCAAAGAATTTTGGACGAGTTTTGGCAAATCTTTTCCTAGAAAATGGCTTTTATACAACACTAAAATCAAAGGATTTGCTTTTAAATTTCAAGCAGACAGAAAAAAGGCAGCAGTTTGTTTAGACATCGAACACTTTGATGAAGTTGCTAACGAACTCCTTTATGATCAAATGCTTTCTTTAAGAACTTTACTTGAAACGGAAATACCTGAGGTTATTTACGATGCAGCTTTTGTGTTGGATAATGGTAAAATAATCAGAAGAATTTACGTTCCTTTTGAAGAAAAATTTAGTATTCATAATAAAAATACTTGGAGGAATTGTTTTGAATTTTTTGTAAATATAATGCCTAAGTTTGAGTTATTCTTTTATGAATATGAAGATTTCATCAAACAAGCTTTGTAA